Proteins found in one Alicyclobacillus cycloheptanicus genomic segment:
- a CDS encoding glycosyltransferase family 87 protein — translation MKRRPARLHDPRPHDPRPHNPRPHNPRLQQTLFCVCAALYIACVTYGFHADESLRIGSSLHLDRSAAALTDALPWGLACALAFLLSRLVTAFRCRWVQFALPAGIGLCVAVWLALQPIALSMDVLRYLWDGRLMTHGINPYAYVPADPHLAALQHWRYWGSMNWKQWPEAYPPLAQLYFGAIALVTNGTVRAYKLVLILNGIVSAALFYRVLRARQPAAFATDRRVVHQFALFALFPPLLVETYGGGHVDALAIPWMLLAWLWTLQHKPGRMGFAIAMAAAIKLYPVVLFAALWDIRRKRDVAKSLAAFFVTWTVLCLPFLGAGRGLIAYFHDVGAIPYDGSISIVLTNWIGPWFLHHATDFVFLGVCGAWALALLTKARHLPLERKASLLGLTFLLASPLFHPWYLVSLLPFAIGGGEMAALWLAVASHWVYDEIDQELLIQYLPTYAWYIAGWVGARRPDRTRPQVDVTL, via the coding sequence ATGAAACGGCGCCCCGCGCGGCTACACGACCCGCGGCCACACGACCCGCGGCCACACAACCCGCGGCCACACAACCCGCGGCTGCAACAAACCCTGTTTTGCGTCTGCGCAGCCCTCTACATTGCTTGTGTCACGTACGGCTTCCACGCTGACGAAAGCCTCCGCATCGGCTCCAGTCTGCACCTGGACCGGTCGGCGGCCGCCCTCACAGACGCGCTTCCATGGGGTCTCGCGTGCGCCCTGGCGTTTTTGTTGTCGCGGCTCGTCACCGCGTTTCGGTGCCGCTGGGTGCAATTCGCGCTGCCCGCCGGCATCGGGCTGTGTGTGGCCGTGTGGCTGGCCCTGCAGCCCATCGCCCTGTCGATGGACGTGCTCCGCTACTTGTGGGACGGCCGACTGATGACACACGGAATCAATCCGTATGCCTACGTCCCGGCCGATCCTCACCTGGCGGCCCTGCAGCACTGGCGCTACTGGGGCAGTATGAACTGGAAGCAATGGCCGGAAGCCTATCCGCCGCTGGCCCAGCTGTACTTCGGCGCCATCGCGCTGGTCACCAACGGCACCGTACGCGCCTACAAACTCGTGCTGATTCTCAACGGGATCGTCAGCGCGGCGCTGTTCTACCGCGTGCTGCGCGCGCGTCAACCGGCGGCGTTTGCCACAGACAGGCGTGTCGTCCATCAGTTCGCCCTGTTTGCCTTGTTCCCGCCGCTGCTTGTGGAAACGTACGGCGGCGGGCACGTGGATGCGCTTGCGATTCCGTGGATGCTGCTCGCCTGGCTGTGGACGCTGCAGCACAAGCCCGGCCGAATGGGATTTGCGATCGCGATGGCCGCCGCGATCAAACTGTACCCGGTCGTCCTGTTCGCGGCGCTGTGGGACATCCGGCGAAAGCGCGACGTGGCCAAGTCCCTCGCCGCGTTCTTCGTGACATGGACGGTCCTCTGCCTCCCGTTTCTGGGCGCAGGCCGTGGACTCATCGCCTATTTTCACGACGTCGGTGCCATCCCGTACGACGGCAGCATCTCGATTGTCCTGACCAACTGGATTGGTCCGTGGTTCCTTCATCATGCCACCGATTTTGTGTTTCTCGGGGTGTGCGGCGCCTGGGCGCTCGCCCTCCTCACCAAGGCCCGCCATCTTCCCCTGGAGCGCAAGGCCAGCCTGCTGGGCCTGACGTTTTTGCTCGCGTCGCCCTTGTTCCACCCGTGGTACCTGGTGTCCTTGCTGCCCTTTGCCATCGGGGGCGGTGAAATGGCTGCCTTGTGGCTGGCCGTCGCCAGCCATTGGGTGTACGACGAGATCGACCAGGAACTGCTGATCCAGTACCTCCCGACCTACGCCTGGTACATCGCCGGCTGGGTGGGCGCCAGGCGGCCCGATCGGACGCGGCCGCAGGTCGACGTCACCTTGTAA
- a CDS encoding adenylosuccinate synthase: MVHAVVGAQFGDEGKGKMVDYFAVRADMVIRYQGGSNAGHTIVNEHGKFGLHLVPSGIFNPSTVCVLGAGVVIHPMRLVKELNELRQAGIATDGLVISERAHIVLPYHIWQDQFEEQARARKVGTTLQGVGPAYQDKAGRYGLQMGELLDVERFRQRLRAAYDAKLTRLPGLAAFATSFENVFAELMKAREVLAPYITDTIPIVQEAVQSNKDVLLEGQLGIMRDLDWGVYPYVTSSSPISGGISAGAGLPPTVIDRITGITKAYTTAVGAGPFPTGLDDEVGAYLQEKGQEFGVTTGRTRSCGWLDIPTLKYGAWINGYTELALMKLDVLSGLPEVKICTHYKLDGQTYDLPRLAHEMEQVQPVYETLPGWTEDLADCRTMEDLPPAARKFVERVEALVGVPIRYVSVGPDRKQTIVR; this comes from the coding sequence ATGGTTCACGCGGTGGTTGGTGCGCAATTTGGGGATGAAGGCAAGGGGAAAATGGTGGATTATTTTGCGGTGCGGGCCGACATGGTGATTCGCTACCAGGGCGGCAGCAACGCAGGTCACACGATTGTGAATGAGCATGGCAAATTCGGGCTGCATCTGGTGCCTTCGGGCATCTTCAATCCGTCGACCGTGTGTGTGCTGGGGGCGGGCGTCGTGATCCACCCGATGCGGCTGGTGAAGGAGCTCAATGAGCTGCGGCAGGCCGGCATCGCGACGGACGGCCTGGTCATTTCCGAACGGGCGCACATCGTTCTCCCGTACCACATTTGGCAGGATCAGTTCGAGGAACAGGCGCGCGCCCGCAAAGTGGGCACAACCTTGCAGGGTGTCGGCCCGGCCTACCAGGACAAGGCTGGGCGCTACGGCCTGCAGATGGGCGAACTGCTCGACGTGGAGCGGTTCCGCCAGCGCCTGCGCGCGGCGTACGATGCAAAACTGACGCGCCTGCCGGGACTCGCAGCGTTCGCGACGTCCTTTGAAAACGTGTTCGCCGAGCTCATGAAGGCGCGCGAGGTGCTGGCGCCGTACATCACCGACACCATTCCAATTGTCCAGGAAGCCGTTCAGTCGAACAAGGATGTGCTGCTGGAGGGCCAGCTGGGCATCATGCGCGATCTCGATTGGGGCGTCTACCCCTACGTCACCTCGTCGTCCCCCATCTCGGGCGGCATCTCGGCGGGGGCGGGGCTGCCGCCGACCGTGATCGACCGAATCACCGGCATCACGAAGGCGTACACGACGGCCGTTGGCGCCGGACCGTTTCCCACGGGGCTCGACGATGAGGTCGGCGCCTACTTGCAGGAAAAGGGCCAGGAGTTCGGCGTCACCACCGGCCGGACGCGGTCGTGCGGCTGGCTGGACATTCCGACCCTGAAATACGGCGCGTGGATCAACGGCTACACCGAACTCGCGCTGATGAAACTGGATGTGCTGTCGGGACTGCCAGAGGTCAAAATCTGCACTCACTACAAGCTGGACGGCCAGACCTACGACCTGCCGCGGCTGGCGCACGAGATGGAGCAGGTGCAGCCCGTGTACGAAACCTTGCCCGGCTGGACCGAAGATTTGGCAGACTGCCGTACCATGGAAGACCTGCCTCCGGCCGCCCGCAAGTTTGTCGAGCGCGTGGAGGCGCTGGTCGGCGTGCCCATTCGCTACGTCTCCGTGGGGCCGGACCGCAAACAGACCATCGTGCGATGA
- a CDS encoding LysR family transcriptional regulator: MNPLYRTFVQIVESETLSRAADLLHLTQPTVTRQVQQLERDLGVVLFDRIGRRLVLNRAGERVYRTARQILALEQKLADELNEFADPDVGTVYIGAGITPSIYLLPPILADYRKRHPRVQFQVRTGSSRVVLEMLLRREIDLGVVTTVEPRPDIVATPLILDELLVVTKPLHPLTEQMPCRFTDIAQYPWVLMRPESGLRRIVTRMADEHNVKLPIAMETDSLESINRLVQHGVGVSVVPRSSVQDDILAGRLVEITVEDTQLGARTITLITRSDSVLPASASRFVEVLPASCRALGAVGAPQSLDPSPSVGAPQSVDPSAPVDVLQSRGHPERARTQDL; encoded by the coding sequence GTGAATCCGCTCTATCGAACGTTTGTGCAGATTGTCGAGAGCGAAACGCTCAGCCGCGCGGCCGACCTGTTACATCTCACCCAGCCGACCGTGACGCGCCAGGTGCAGCAACTCGAGCGCGACTTGGGGGTCGTGCTGTTTGACCGCATCGGCCGGCGCCTGGTCCTCAACCGTGCGGGCGAACGCGTCTACCGGACGGCCCGCCAGATTCTGGCGCTGGAGCAGAAGCTGGCGGACGAGCTGAATGAATTTGCCGATCCCGACGTTGGCACCGTCTACATTGGCGCCGGCATTACGCCGTCCATCTACCTGCTGCCGCCGATTTTGGCGGACTATCGCAAGCGCCATCCGCGCGTGCAGTTCCAGGTGCGGACGGGTTCGTCCAGGGTGGTGCTGGAGATGCTCCTCCGGCGCGAAATCGATCTCGGCGTCGTCACCACGGTCGAGCCCCGGCCCGACATCGTTGCCACGCCGCTGATTCTTGACGAGCTGCTGGTCGTCACGAAGCCGCTGCACCCGCTGACGGAGCAGATGCCGTGTCGTTTCACCGACATCGCGCAGTACCCGTGGGTCCTGATGCGCCCAGAGTCCGGCTTGCGTCGGATTGTGACCCGGATGGCCGACGAGCACAACGTCAAACTGCCCATCGCGATGGAAACCGACAGCCTGGAGAGCATCAATCGGCTGGTCCAGCACGGCGTGGGGGTGTCGGTGGTGCCGCGATCGTCAGTGCAGGACGATATTTTGGCGGGGCGGTTGGTGGAGATCACGGTCGAGGACACGCAACTGGGCGCCAGAACCATCACACTCATCACGCGGTCGGACAGTGTGCTGCCCGCCAGCGCGTCGCGGTTCGTCGAGGTCCTGCCCGCGTCCTGTCGCGCGCTGGGCGCGGTCGGCGCGCCGCAGTCCCTTGACCCATCGCCATCCGTCGGCGCGCCGCAGTCCGTTGACCCATCGGCACCCGTCGACGTGCTACAATCAAGAGGACACCCTGAGCGTGCCAGAACTCAGGATTTATGA
- a CDS encoding threonine ammonia-lyase, which yields MKHLSVTLDDVRAAAERISTYIYETPLLYSAGWSERAGVPVYFKCENLQRTGSFKLRGATNKIRALVDGREGVPGVITASSGNHGQAVAYAAQQAGLPCVVVVPETVIAVKENAILRDGAEVIRCGTTSRERIELAERLAKERGFVFVPPYDDPWIVAGQGTVGLEIVRACPDVGTVIVPIGGGGLTAGTALTVKSSLASRAGSGAASSMTSAASPIAASSMTSNEPSSARRSVAVYAAEPALANDTWQSMRAGRIVEIGPSHTIADGLRSSHPGTFTFPFVQAYVDDVLLVEEADIEGALIDLLENAKLLVEPSGCASVAALARIIAHPGPDWEALKERGPVVCVLSGGNADLGLVAEVVTRRRPSEA from the coding sequence GTGAAACATCTCTCTGTAACCCTTGATGACGTTCGAGCTGCCGCAGAACGAATTTCTACCTATATATATGAAACGCCGTTGCTGTATTCCGCCGGGTGGTCGGAGCGGGCCGGGGTACCTGTGTATTTCAAGTGCGAGAACTTGCAGCGCACCGGGTCGTTCAAGCTGCGAGGCGCGACAAACAAGATTCGAGCCTTGGTGGATGGGCGTGAGGGGGTGCCAGGTGTCATCACCGCATCTTCCGGTAATCATGGCCAGGCGGTGGCTTATGCCGCGCAACAGGCTGGACTGCCCTGTGTTGTGGTGGTCCCTGAAACCGTGATTGCCGTGAAGGAAAATGCGATTCTCCGCGATGGCGCCGAGGTCATTCGGTGCGGTACGACGTCACGGGAACGCATTGAATTGGCAGAGCGGTTGGCGAAGGAACGAGGCTTTGTGTTCGTGCCGCCGTACGACGACCCTTGGATTGTCGCCGGGCAGGGGACTGTCGGGCTGGAAATCGTGCGGGCTTGTCCGGATGTGGGGACGGTCATCGTGCCCATTGGCGGGGGCGGTCTGACGGCTGGCACAGCGCTCACCGTGAAGTCGAGTTTGGCATCCCGGGCGGGATCGGGCGCGGCATCCAGCATGACATCTGCCGCCTCACCGATCGCGGCATCCAGCATGACATCGAACGAACCCTCCAGCGCCCGGCGCAGCGTCGCCGTTTATGCTGCGGAACCCGCACTGGCCAATGACACGTGGCAGTCGATGCGGGCGGGGCGGATTGTCGAGATCGGGCCGTCGCACACCATCGCAGACGGCCTGCGCAGCAGTCATCCGGGCACCTTTACGTTTCCGTTTGTCCAGGCGTATGTCGACGACGTTCTCTTGGTGGAGGAGGCGGACATCGAGGGTGCGCTCATCGACCTGTTAGAAAATGCGAAGCTGCTCGTCGAGCCGTCCGGCTGCGCGAGCGTCGCCGCGTTGGCACGCATCATCGCGCATCCAGGTCCGGACTGGGAGGCTCTGAAGGAACGGGGCCCGGTCGTTTGTGTCCTGAGCGGCGGTAACGCGGACTTGGGGCTGGTCGCGGAAGTGGTGACCCGTCGGCGGCCGTCCGAGGCATGA
- a CDS encoding glycosyltransferase 87 family protein: MRVRTCQAADGKRFERQTHWKGVGPSTRAAVFWLLLVNVVLRGAWLCWMHPPQLYDFAWYYQRAVSLLQGKGYVWNGHPTAYWPIGYPYFLSLVFHLTGPHVMAGLIANAVLSIGIVLLVYAIARVTLAATAWPARAAAFAAALGYSLLPSHIEWNAVLGSEELATFLLVLALWVYLVRPKAWWPVLAAGLCLGLSCDVRPIPLFFPVCIVCYERWSVRRSWGAALARAGGFAVMMLLAVSPVTVRNLLVLHHFILVSTNGGVNLWQGTHADGYYFWSSNPHVNPLLAAHGNEIQQNAIATHAAVQFILHHPLRTLIHGFAKIYFLYWVDWNDIGVTFGAMPNLSAVMGHIAGWFNTVVYWAFMAISLTGLWAWLRRMRARLALPVWYIAYYTAVFLFFPAWDRFRFPLMPLFAILLGMGWVWLFCRQRAEDDAARPVDDAAAIQTE; encoded by the coding sequence ATGCGTGTCAGAACCTGTCAGGCTGCGGATGGAAAACGGTTCGAACGCCAGACACACTGGAAGGGCGTCGGGCCGTCCACCAGGGCGGCCGTGTTTTGGCTGCTCTTGGTCAATGTGGTCTTGCGCGGCGCTTGGCTGTGCTGGATGCATCCTCCGCAGTTGTACGACTTCGCCTGGTATTACCAGCGTGCGGTTTCGCTGCTGCAGGGCAAAGGGTACGTGTGGAACGGCCATCCGACGGCGTATTGGCCGATAGGGTATCCGTACTTTCTGTCCCTGGTCTTTCATCTCACCGGGCCGCATGTGATGGCTGGACTCATCGCCAACGCCGTGCTCAGTATCGGCATCGTGCTCTTGGTCTACGCCATCGCGCGGGTGACACTCGCTGCGACCGCATGGCCCGCGCGTGCTGCCGCGTTTGCCGCCGCGCTCGGTTATTCCCTGCTGCCGAGTCATATTGAGTGGAATGCGGTGCTCGGGTCGGAGGAACTGGCAACGTTTTTGCTGGTGCTCGCTCTGTGGGTCTACCTTGTCCGGCCCAAGGCCTGGTGGCCGGTGCTTGCGGCGGGGCTGTGCCTCGGCCTGTCCTGTGACGTCCGGCCGATTCCGCTGTTCTTTCCCGTCTGCATCGTGTGCTATGAACGGTGGTCGGTGCGCAGGTCCTGGGGCGCGGCGTTGGCGCGCGCGGGCGGGTTCGCCGTCATGATGCTCCTCGCCGTGAGCCCCGTGACCGTGCGTAACCTGCTTGTGCTGCACCATTTCATCCTCGTGTCCACCAACGGCGGCGTGAACCTGTGGCAAGGCACGCATGCGGACGGGTACTATTTTTGGTCGTCCAACCCGCACGTGAACCCGCTCCTGGCTGCGCACGGAAACGAAATCCAGCAGAACGCCATCGCGACCCACGCGGCGGTGCAATTCATCCTGCACCATCCCCTGCGGACGCTCATCCACGGGTTTGCGAAAATCTACTTCCTGTATTGGGTGGACTGGAACGATATCGGGGTGACGTTCGGCGCGATGCCAAACCTCTCCGCGGTGATGGGACACATCGCAGGCTGGTTCAACACGGTGGTGTACTGGGCGTTCATGGCGATCTCGCTGACAGGCCTGTGGGCGTGGCTGCGCCGGATGAGGGCGCGGCTGGCGCTGCCCGTCTGGTACATCGCCTACTACACAGCCGTGTTTTTGTTCTTCCCTGCCTGGGACCGATTTCGGTTTCCGCTGATGCCTCTCTTCGCCATCTTGCTCGGCATGGGCTGGGTTTGGCTGTTCTGCCGGCAGCGGGCAGAGGATGATGCAGCCAGGCCAGTGGATGATGCGGCCGCCATCCAAACCGAATGA
- a CDS encoding lipoate--protein ligase family protein, which yields MPTYAAWLPKEIEIAWIDEPASGQQNTDLDETLAAEVARENRLPLIRLWSGGDRIGIGVSRRDVQKPAGEAAARALQSAGCDVVVRRTGGTAVPQGPGVLHASFILPRRPVAATTDDYYRLVCDPLIQWLASYGLEGTTGELPGSYCDGTYNVLVQGKKLIGTAQAWRGGLAGLASHRPGYILAHACITVDVDIQQASDHINRFYALAGDPYRVNPDVAVTLSELLPSAFPAGSPVQARKKAAEDLQRALAAFFAGLGTRVVTQAVER from the coding sequence ATGCCAACGTATGCAGCGTGGCTGCCGAAGGAGATCGAGATCGCCTGGATTGACGAGCCTGCCAGCGGCCAGCAGAACACCGATTTGGATGAGACTTTGGCGGCGGAGGTTGCCAGAGAAAACCGCCTGCCGCTGATTCGGCTGTGGTCCGGAGGCGACCGCATCGGCATCGGGGTCAGCCGCCGCGATGTGCAAAAGCCTGCAGGGGAAGCGGCGGCACGAGCGCTGCAGAGCGCAGGCTGTGACGTGGTCGTGCGCCGCACCGGCGGGACGGCGGTACCGCAGGGCCCCGGCGTCTTGCACGCTTCCTTCATCTTGCCGCGCAGGCCGGTGGCGGCGACGACGGACGACTATTACCGGCTGGTGTGTGATCCACTCATTCAGTGGCTGGCTTCGTATGGCCTGGAAGGGACCACTGGCGAACTGCCAGGAAGTTACTGTGACGGCACCTACAACGTGCTGGTTCAGGGCAAAAAACTGATTGGCACCGCCCAAGCCTGGCGGGGCGGTCTGGCTGGATTGGCATCTCACCGCCCTGGCTACATTCTGGCGCACGCGTGCATCACCGTGGATGTGGACATCCAGCAGGCAAGCGACCACATCAACCGCTTCTATGCCTTGGCGGGCGACCCGTACCGGGTGAATCCGGACGTCGCGGTGACCCTCAGCGAGTTGCTCCCATCCGCGTTCCCCGCAGGGTCGCCCGTACAGGCGCGGAAGAAGGCTGCCGAAGACCTGCAACGCGCCTTGGCAGCGTTTTTTGCCGGACTCGGCACGCGTGTGGTTACACAGGCAGTTGAACGGTAA
- a CDS encoding sensor histidine kinase encodes MFEKVRVRLTVLTVALFVLLYLLTSATIYGVVRYIVFNNVDVLMQSTADRIIQQILLQEIPTRIPSDTYWYVPNAIPQTNATVDVLAELEKLQQKWSATKRWQITWKSPADGKVYRVINQPTPSGGPGPDIMIAQDISGEIRVLTPLRGIILLVGIVGAAIAGGAGFLWAGRALRPIRTAWDRQVQFVADASHELRTPLAVIQSNLDLVLDHTEQTVEENLEWIDNAHSEARRLTRLVEDLLTLARSDANTTPLRIQTVSVTDLVQHVADLFEPIADAKGLALEVINPPDITLQGDPDRLAQLLIILVDNACKYTDTGGHVTLEVTPQRGSILLRVADTGTGIDPADVPHVFDRFYRADKARARGDTEGTGLGLAIAKWITEAHRGKIQLSSTPGVGTTVTVQLPV; translated from the coding sequence TTGTTTGAAAAAGTCCGTGTCCGCCTGACCGTCCTGACCGTCGCTTTATTTGTATTACTCTATCTGTTGACTTCCGCCACCATTTACGGGGTGGTTCGATACATCGTGTTCAACAACGTCGATGTGCTGATGCAGTCAACGGCGGACCGCATCATTCAGCAAATCCTCCTGCAGGAGATTCCGACGCGCATTCCGAGCGACACCTACTGGTATGTTCCGAACGCGATTCCGCAGACGAATGCGACGGTTGACGTGCTGGCGGAGCTGGAAAAACTGCAACAGAAGTGGTCAGCCACGAAGCGTTGGCAAATCACCTGGAAGTCGCCGGCGGACGGCAAGGTCTATCGCGTCATCAACCAGCCGACACCCAGCGGCGGACCAGGCCCGGACATTATGATTGCACAGGATATTTCCGGAGAAATCCGGGTCCTGACACCGCTTCGCGGCATCATCCTGCTGGTCGGCATCGTCGGGGCAGCCATTGCTGGCGGCGCTGGTTTCCTGTGGGCAGGCCGGGCACTGCGTCCGATTCGCACCGCCTGGGACCGGCAGGTGCAGTTTGTGGCCGATGCTTCCCACGAGCTGCGAACACCGCTCGCGGTCATCCAGTCGAACCTCGATTTGGTGCTCGACCATACGGAACAAACCGTGGAGGAGAATCTCGAGTGGATTGACAACGCGCACAGTGAAGCCCGCCGCCTGACCCGGCTTGTCGAAGACCTGCTCACCCTGGCGCGCAGCGATGCAAACACCACGCCGCTGCGCATCCAAACCGTGTCCGTCACCGACCTGGTGCAGCACGTCGCAGACCTGTTCGAGCCTATCGCCGACGCGAAAGGCCTGGCGCTGGAAGTCATCAATCCGCCGGACATCACGCTGCAGGGCGATCCCGACCGGCTCGCGCAGCTGCTCATCATTCTGGTCGACAACGCCTGCAAGTATACGGATACTGGGGGCCATGTGACCCTCGAAGTCACCCCGCAGCGCGGTTCCATCCTGCTGCGTGTGGCGGACACGGGCACCGGCATTGACCCGGCGGATGTGCCGCATGTCTTCGACCGGTTCTACCGGGCAGACAAGGCGCGCGCCCGCGGGGACACAGAGGGGACCGGCCTGGGCCTTGCCATTGCCAAGTGGATCACAGAGGCGCATCGGGGCAAAATCCAGTTATCCAGCACCCCCGGCGTCGGCACGACGGTTACCGTTCAACTGCCTGTGTAA
- a CDS encoding response regulator transcription factor — protein MRILLVEDERRLASAVQQLLRDQQYVSDVAYDGETGLDLALTNSYDALVLDIMLPKRSGLEIVKEVRSAGMDVPILLLTARDAVDDRVLGLDTGADDYLVKPFANRELLARIRALTRRQGSLTGTESMSVGPFSIDLTQRVVTRNGEPLTLTVKEFQLLELLMRNHGRVLSKEVILDRVWGPEAPVIGNAVENYIHFLRKKIDQPGRPSYIETVRGVGYLFKAE, from the coding sequence ATGCGCATCCTTCTAGTGGAAGACGAGCGGCGCCTGGCGTCTGCAGTACAACAGCTCCTGCGTGACCAACAGTATGTTTCGGATGTGGCCTACGATGGGGAAACCGGACTGGATTTGGCCTTGACGAACAGCTACGATGCCCTTGTTCTCGACATTATGCTGCCCAAGCGCAGCGGTTTGGAAATCGTCAAGGAAGTGCGCAGTGCGGGCATGGATGTGCCCATTCTGCTGCTGACTGCACGGGATGCCGTTGACGATCGCGTCCTTGGCCTGGACACAGGCGCCGACGATTACCTGGTCAAACCGTTCGCAAACCGCGAACTGTTGGCGCGAATTCGCGCACTCACGCGCCGGCAAGGCAGCCTCACGGGGACCGAAAGCATGTCGGTGGGCCCGTTCTCCATTGATTTGACACAGCGGGTCGTCACCCGGAACGGAGAACCCCTCACCCTGACTGTCAAGGAGTTTCAACTGCTGGAGCTGTTGATGCGAAACCACGGACGCGTCTTGTCCAAGGAAGTGATTCTCGACCGCGTGTGGGGGCCGGAGGCGCCCGTGATTGGAAACGCTGTGGAGAACTATATCCACTTCCTTCGCAAGAAAATTGACCAGCCAGGACGGCCGTCCTACATTGAAACGGTCCGCGGGGTCGGGTACTTGTTCAAAGCGGAGTAA
- a CDS encoding ABC transporter ATP-binding protein: protein MAEPLMAIRDLKTYFISKDAQVRAVDGIDIDVYPRQVVCIVGESGCGKSMTSLSIMRLVPKPHGKIVGGEIRFNGRDLLKLTDREMTNIRGNEISMIFQEPMTSLNPVFTIGKQITEVIMRHRKVSKREALKRAIEILQTIGVPRANEIVNDYPHQLSGGLRQRVMIAMAMVNEPKLLIADEPTTALDVTIQAQVLELMKDMRNKFDTSIILITHDLGVVAEMADDVVVMYAGQVVEHVDADTIFRQPMHPYTKGLMASIPSLEEEKEELYSIPGSVPNAARYPKGCRFAARCPIAQPSCLEKMPALREISPGHHVRCDLV from the coding sequence ATGGCTGAACCTCTTATGGCGATACGCGACCTCAAGACATATTTCATCAGCAAAGATGCGCAGGTTCGGGCTGTCGACGGCATTGATATAGACGTCTATCCTCGCCAGGTTGTGTGTATTGTTGGTGAGTCTGGTTGCGGAAAAAGTATGACATCGCTCAGCATCATGCGACTCGTTCCGAAGCCGCATGGAAAGATTGTTGGCGGTGAGATTCGGTTTAATGGACGCGATCTGTTAAAACTGACCGATCGAGAAATGACAAATATACGCGGTAATGAAATCTCAATGATTTTCCAAGAACCGATGACTTCATTGAATCCCGTATTCACGATTGGGAAACAGATTACAGAAGTCATTATGCGGCACCGGAAGGTCAGCAAACGAGAAGCCCTCAAGAGGGCGATCGAAATTTTGCAGACCATCGGCGTTCCGCGGGCGAATGAAATCGTGAACGACTATCCACACCAATTGTCGGGCGGTCTGAGGCAGCGCGTGATGATCGCCATGGCGATGGTGAACGAACCAAAATTGCTGATTGCGGACGAACCGACCACGGCGCTGGATGTCACCATTCAGGCGCAAGTGCTTGAGCTCATGAAGGACATGAGAAATAAGTTTGACACATCCATCATTTTGATTACGCACGACCTCGGGGTCGTCGCGGAGATGGCGGATGATGTCGTCGTCATGTACGCTGGACAAGTCGTGGAACATGTGGATGCAGACACCATCTTTCGTCAACCGATGCATCCCTATACGAAGGGGCTCATGGCGTCGATTCCGTCACTCGAGGAAGAGAAGGAGGAACTGTACTCGATTCCAGGGTCGGTTCCGAATGCGGCACGCTATCCGAAAGGGTGTCGGTTTGCAGCCCGTTGTCCCATTGCGCAGCCGAGCTGTTTGGAGAAGATGCCGGCGTTGCGTGAAATCTCTCCAGGACATCACGTGCGTTGCGACTTGGTTTAA
- a CDS encoding ABC transporter ATP-binding protein, translating to MAEPLLEVHGVKKYFPIKAGFLQRTVGHVKAVDGVSFTLNAGETLGIVGESGCGKSTTGRIVMRVLEPTEGNIIFDGTDISRLRGRELREIRRNFQMVFQDPYASLNPKMNIRDIIAEPLIVNHIATAKEADKRVCELLETVGLRPEDRFRHPHEYSGGQRQRIGIARALALNPKLIVADEAVSALDVSIQSQILNLLVGLRKQFNLSYIFISHNLAVVRHISDRVGVMYLGQMVELSTKRELYENPLHPYTVALLSAAPEPKREGRRERIVLQGDVPSPANPPKGCPFHTRCVHAMDRCRVERPEFREITPGHFVACHLH from the coding sequence GTGGCAGAACCATTGCTTGAAGTGCATGGCGTAAAGAAATACTTTCCGATCAAAGCCGGGTTCCTGCAGCGCACAGTCGGGCATGTGAAGGCTGTCGACGGGGTATCGTTTACCCTCAATGCCGGAGAGACGCTGGGGATTGTGGGGGAATCCGGCTGTGGAAAGTCGACAACGGGCCGTATCGTGATGCGTGTTCTGGAACCAACGGAAGGCAACATTATCTTCGACGGTACCGACATCAGTCGGCTGCGGGGCCGTGAACTGCGTGAAATCCGCCGGAACTTTCAAATGGTGTTTCAGGACCCGTATGCTTCGCTGAATCCGAAGATGAACATTCGCGACATTATTGCAGAACCTCTGATTGTCAATCACATCGCCACTGCGAAAGAGGCTGACAAAAGGGTCTGCGAACTGCTCGAAACCGTGGGTTTGCGACCGGAAGACCGCTTCCGCCATCCGCACGAGTATTCCGGTGGGCAGCGGCAGCGTATCGGGATTGCGCGCGCATTGGCCTTGAATCCCAAATTGATTGTGGCGGACGAAGCTGTATCGGCACTGGACGTGTCGATTCAATCCCAGATTCTCAACCTGCTGGTCGGCTTGCGGAAACAGTTCAATCTGTCCTATATCTTTATTTCGCACAACCTCGCTGTCGTTCGCCACATCAGCGACCGCGTCGGCGTGATGTACCTCGGTCAAATGGTCGAGCTTTCGACGAAGCGGGAACTGTACGAGAACCCGCTGCACCCGTACACGGTTGCATTGCTGTCTGCTGCGCCCGAACCGAAGCGAGAAGGGCGGAGAGAGCGCATTGTATTGCAGGGGGATGTGCCAAGTCCTGCGAATCCTCCAAAGGGGTGTCCGTTTCACACACGTTGTGTGCATGCGATGGACCGTTGCAGAGTCGAGCGGCCGGAGTTTCGTGAAATTACACCTGGCCATTTCGTTGCTTGTCACTTGCACTAA